A region of the Candidatus Methylomirabilis oxygeniifera genome:
CTGGGCGTTACAGAAGGTCCGGGTTCGCCTGAACCGCTCCTGCTGGAGAGCCCTGGCCTCCTTCACTCGCTCTCGTACCTGCTCAGAGGGTTCCCCCTGGGAATCGGTCGTAATTTCCCGATAACGCAGCGGCGGTACATCGAGGTGCAGGTCGATCCGGTCCAGCAGCGGGCCGGAAATCCGCGACCGGTACCGCTGAATCTGTGGAGGGGAGCAGGTGCACGGTCGCTGCGGGTCGGTGAAGTAGCCGCATGGGCAGGGATTCATGGCAGCGACTAGCATGAAACGAGCCGGATAGGTGACGGAAGTCGCCGCGCGCGCGATGGTCACCGTGCCGTCCTCCAGCGGCTGACGCAACACCTCCAGAACCGACCGCTTGAACTCCGGCAGTTCATCCAGGAAGAGAACCCCGTGGTGTGCCAGACTTACCTCGCCTGGGCGCGGGTTCGTGCCGCCGCCGATCAGCCCGGCATCCGAGATGGTGTGGTGAGGCGCCCGGAAGGGTCGCGTCGCGACCAGCGCCGCACGGGAAGGTACAAGGCCGCAGATGGAATGGATCTTTGTCACCTCGATCGCTTCCTCCAGGATCAGATCGGGCAGGATAGTGCCGAGTCGTTTGGCAAGCATCGTCTTGCCGGAGCCGGGCGGTCCGATGAAGAGGATGTTGTGGCCGCCGGCCGCCGCCACCTCAAGTGCCCGCTTTGCGTGGGCCTGTCCTTTCACATCGGCCAGATCGACGCCGTAGCCGGCGTGCTGCGCAAAGACCTCCTGGAGATCGACCCGCGTGGGCGAAATCTCCTGCGCGCCGTTCAGAAACTCCACCACCTGCGGCAACGTCTCAACCCCGAAGACCTGGATCCCCTCCACCACGGCCGCCTCTGGGGCATTCTCTGCAGGCAGGACCATCCCGGTCAATCGGGTGCGTGCGGCCGCGACCGCCATCGGCAGGGCGCCGTTGACCCCCCTGATACCGCCGTCCAGCGCCAATTCGCTCAGAAGCAGATGGTTCTGGAGCCGATCGGATTTAATCAGGCCTATGGCCGCCAGGATGGCGCAGGCGATAGGGAGGTCGAAACAGGCGCCCTCCTTCTTGATGTCGGCCGGCGCCAGGTTGACGGTGATCCGTCGTGCGGGAAAGTCGAAGCCGCAGTTCTTAATAGCTGCCCTCACCCGGTCACGGCTCTCTTTGACCGCCGCATCCGGCAGCCCGACGGTGTTGAAGTTGGGCAGGCCCTGGGCGATGTCGACCTCTACATCGACCAGATAGGCCTCGACCCCCAGCACTGCACTGGATAACACCTTGGCCAGCATTCTGTCTCCGTCAAAAGAGGGCGGTTCCCTCACTGCCGAACGCATCCCGGATGAGAAGGATCTCAGGTCGCCCTGCCTGACTCCCTGCAAACGTTACGGCGACAACATCGAAGCGGCACGCTGCCCTAGAGAGTCTGTGACGCTGCAAAAACAGCTCCGCTACCTTGACGATCTGGTGCTGCTTCCGACGTGTGACCGAGGCTTGCGGCGGACCGAACTCTCCCGACGTGCGTGTCTTGACCTCTACGAATACCACGACGCCGCCGTCCTGCGCAATCAGGTCGATCTCGCCCAGTGGAGTTGCGTAGTTCTCGTGGAGGATCCGGAATCCTTTGGCCTGCAGATACGCCTTCGCTGCGTGCTCTCCCTCTGCTCCCAGAGCCGACCGTCCGGTCGTCATCCGCAGGCCTCCGTTACACGTATTCCCGGACACCTTTGAAGCTTTTCCGATGGATAGGGCTCACACCGAACCGCGCAATGGTCGACAGATGTTCCGAGGTCCCGTACCCTTTGTGTCGGCCGAAGCCGTAGTGCGGGAGCGCCAGGTCGTACGCCCGCATGATCCGGTCCCGGGCAACCTTCGCAAGGATGGATGCCGCAGAGATGGAGAAGCAAAGACGATCCCCGGAAGGGATCAATCGACAAGGGATGGCGCAGCGTGGGGATTGGTCGCCGTCGATCAGGACGAAACCGGGGGGTGGGTTCAACGCCTCGACGGCGCGCCGCATGGCAAGCATTGTTGCCTGGAGGATATTGAGGGCATCGATCATCTCCTCCTGGACCACGCCGAAGCCGACGGCGACCGCTTCGGACATGATCGCCAGGTCGAGTCGCTCGCGTTGCTGCGCGCTGAGCGCCTTGGAGTCATCCACCCCTTTGATCGCACACGTCGGCGAAAGAATCACGGCGGCAGCGACGACCGGCCCGGCCAGCGACCCGCGACCGGCCTCATCAACCCCCGCAATAAGGCGATACCCCGCAGCACGGAGACACGATTCCATCTCTACGGGCGGTACCGCAGCGATCCTCTTTACGTCAATACCGTTCACTGTAGCCGTTCATGGTGAGCCCGTCGAACCAGGCACGGGAAAGCCGCCCTTCGACAAGCTCAGGGTGAACGGATTCGTGGGTGTAGTTATGAAGCGTTGCACGAAGTGAACAGAATTGCTCTTTACCTCAGCTTGCGCTCTGAGATCCGAGCGGCCTTGCCCTTCAGCTTCCGCAGGTAGTAGAGTTTGGCTCGACGGACACGACCCCGTCTTGTGCACTCGATCTTCTCGATCATAGGGGAATGGACAGGGAAGATGCGCTCCACGCCGACACCGTACGTCACCTTGCGGACCGTAAAGGTGGCGCCAAGGCCGCTGCCGCGTTTGCGAATGACTGTCCCTTCAAAGGCCTGGAGTCGTTCCTTGTCCCCTTCCCGCACCTTCACCTGCACCTTAATCGTGTCGCCGGGCGAGAAGCTCAGGGTCTGCGCCTTCAGCGAGGGTACTTCGACGCTTCTGATGACATCCATATTGCCGCCTCCACCGTACAAAACGTGCGAGCTATTTCGCACCGTACCAAAATCGACTCTCGAATCGTTCAACCGGTCCCTTGTTCTTCTTCGATCTCTCTCAGGAGATCACGATCCTCTTCGCTCAGCGACGCATGCTGCAGGAGATCGGGCCGACGCACCTTGGTGCGCCGGAGGGCTTCCTTCCGACGCCACCGCCTGATCCGCTCATGGTCGCCGGACAACAACACGTCAGGAACCGCAAGCCCCTGCACATTCGGTGGCCGTGTATACTGTGGAAAGTCCAGCAACGCGTCCACAAATGAGTCGTACCGGGCCGAGTCTTCATCGCCCAGCGCGCCGGGCAGTAACCGGATCACGGCATCCAGGAGCACAAGCGCCGGCAACTCTCCCCCTGTCAGGACGTAGTCTCCAATCGAAATCTCGTCGGGCGACAGGAGGTCTCTCACCCGCTCATCGAACCCCTCGTACCGGCCGCAGACTAACAGCAGGTGCCGGTGCTCGATAAGCTCTCGGGCAATTGCCTGCTTAAACGGGCGACCCTGTGGGGTCAGGAGGACCAGATAAGACTCCGGTCCCTGTCGGAGGCTCTCGACCGCCTCAAAGATCGGCTCGGGTTTGAGCACCATGCCGGCGCCGCCCCCGTACGGCCGATCATCCACGACGGCATGGCGATCATGCGTATAGCCCCGAAGATCGTGAACTGTGATCTGCACGATGCCGCGCTGCTGGGCTCGCTTGAGGATGCTTTCCGACAGAGGTCCCTGAAAAAAGCCAGGGAAGAGGGTGAGGATATCATATCGCCTCAGTTTCGATCATCCCTTCCAGGAGATGGATCAGCATCATCTTCCGCGCAAGATCGACCTTTCTCACGACCTCCCTGGTGGCGGGCACCAGCCATTCGGAACCTCCACCGTGGACCACGTACACATCGTTGGCGCCCGTTTCCAGGATGTCGACGATCCGTCCAAGCTCTCGTCCGTCCTCCGTCACGACCCGAAGGCCGATGAGATCGGCATGGTAATACGTTCCATCCGGAAGCGTTGGAGCAGTCGATTTGGAGATGAGCAGCTCGCGGCCAACCAGTTGTTCCGCCTGCTCAATCGTCTGTACGCCCCGTAACTGTAGAACCCAGGCGCGGCCTACCTGTCGAACCCGCTCTACGACGTACTCGACAAGGTCGCCTGTGGCCGCCCTGAGGTGCAGGGTCGCCGCCCCTGCTGCAATCACGATCGAGTCGGCGTAGGGCTGTACTTTTACTTCCCCATTCAGCCCCCAAGCCTTGACGACTCTCCCCAGCGCAAGGTGCGGCGCGTCATTCACCTATTCCAGTATCTCCAGGACGGCCCGGCGCTTCGACCTCGCCGCGATGGCGTGCAACACTGTACGCATCGCCTTGGCGGTCCGGCCCTGCTTGCCGATGACTCTGCCGACATCGGAGGAGGCCACTCGCAGGCGGAGGACCATCGCGTTATCCTCCTCTGTCGCTTCGACGGTTACCTGATCCGGACTGTCCACCAGCGCCCTGGCCATCCGTTCCACCAGCTCTTTGAGTGCCTGCGCTTCCTCCATTGGACTCTGATTCGGAACCGACGGACCGCCTTCCATGTGTCCTCCTTCCGGTGCGTTGGCCCAACAACCCCAGCGTTATTGGCCCTTGCCGGCGGCTTTCAGCTCAGCCAACTGACGCATGACGCCTGCCCGACGCAAAAGCTGCCTGGCGCTGTCGGTAGGCTCAGCGCCCCGTTGCAACCAATGCAATGCGCGCTCGGCCTGTACGGACAGCGCAGGCGGATCGCCGTGAGGATCGTAGGTGCCCAGAGTCTCCAGGACCTTGCCGCCCACCGCGACCGGCGCATCTCCCACCACCAGGCGATAGAAGGGATGCGCCTTAGCCCCCATCCGCCGCAACTTAATCTTTACGGACATATGTATCTCTCCCTTTTACTCTTCTGCGTCTCCCGCACAGGCAGTCTGCCCGGCGTCACACGCCCATGAAGGACCGAAGGCGCTTTGCCATTTTTGCCTTCGCCCCGCTACCCCCAGGCATGACCCGTTTCATCAGTTTCCTGGCCTGGACAAACTGTTTGAGCAGACGATTCACGTCTGCCACTGATGTGCCGCTTCCGGAGGCGACCCGTTGGCGTCGGCTCCCGTTCAGGATCTCGGGAACCTCCCGCTCCCTCCTGGTCATCGAGTTCATAATCGCCTCGGCCCGCTTGAACTCCTGCTCTGCTGAAAAGGTGTCGGCCAGGCCCTTGTGCCGCGACAACCCCGGGATCATCTCCATCACCTGATCGAGGGGCCCGATATCCTTCAACTGCTGGAGTTGCAGACGAAAATCCTCCAGCGTAAAGCCCTCAGAACGAACCTTCCTGACAAGCTCCTGGGCCTGTTTCTGATCGACCCTCGCCTGCGCCTTTTCCACGAGGGTCAGGATATCGCCCATCCCGAGGATCCGGGAAGCCAGTCGTTCGGGGTGGAACGGTTCAAGGGCATCCGGCTTCTCGCCGACACCGATGAACTTGATCGGCTTTCCCGTGACGGACCTGATCGAGAGGGCTGCGCCGCCTCTGGAATCCCCGTCCAACTTCGTGAGGATGAACCCTGTCAGGTCAAGATCCGCATTGAACCGGACGGCGGAATTGACCGCATCCTGTCCGGTCATGGCGTCGGCAACCATCAGCCGCTCGGTCGGTCCGGTGGCCGCGGCGATCGCCACCAGCTCCTGCATCAGCGGCTCATCGATATGGAGTCGCCCGGAGGTGTCAAGAATCACCGGATTCTGCCCGCGCTCCTTCGCCAGTTTTCTCGCCTCCTGGCACACCTGCAGCGCAGAACCCGGCCCCGCGTATACGGGCACCCCAAGGGCGCGTCCCAACGTCTGGAGCTGCTCCCTGGCCGCGGGTCGCACGGTATCGGCCGCCACCAGAAGCGGCGACCGCCCTTCCGACACGAACCATCGGGCCAGCTTCGCCGACGTGGTCGTCTTGCCGGATCCATGCAGGCCGACCAGCATGATGGTGGTCGGGGAATCCGACGCATAGGTCAGCGGGGCGCGTGTCTTGCCCAGCACCTCGACCAGCTCTTCGTAGACGACCTTGACGACCTGCTGGCCTGGGGTTAGACTCTCTAACACGTCGCGGCCGACAGCACGTTCGCGGACGCGCTCAATGAATCCCTTGACGACCTTAAAATTGACATCGGCTTCGAGGAGCGCAAGTCGCACCTCTCGAAGCGCCTCGGTGATGTTCTCCTCGGTGAGCCGCCCGTGGCCACGAAGCTTTTTCAGGACGCCGCTTAATCGTTCTGTGAGCCCTTCAAACACCTCCCACTCTACTCCTTCCGCAGCGCCTAAAAATAGTCCTCTCGCCGCCCCTTGTCAAGGTTAAAACTGCATAACTGCTAGGGCGCGTGTTGGAGCCGGATCACAGACGTGCCTGCCGGCATGTCGTGCATGGCGCGTTTGTGCCGGGTCCAAGCGATCATCAGAAAACCAAGGCCGAAAAGCAGCAGCGAGAGCATCCAGCACAGTGAGCGAAGGAATGCCTTGCTGTAGGTTATTTCCCGACCGTCCATTCCGACGACCTTCAGGCGGAAGAGCATCTTTCCCGGCGTCTGCCCACACGATCCGACGAAGATGGTGAAATACACCACACCGCTGAACAGGACGATGGCCGCGCTTGTATAGCCGGCCAATGCGATGACCTGGTCATTGATCTCGCCGCCCAACTGACCGCCGAAATAGATAGTTGTCAACGCAACAAACGTGAGAGCAATGGTAATTAACACGAGGCAGGTAAGATCGGCGATCCAGGCCGCCAGTCGAATCCAGAATCCGGCCTTACGCTCTTGAGGCCCTGCGATAATCTGCGCACTATCGATCGGTGCGGTAGAATCGCAGCATTCAACGTCACTCACCGCTCCCATGAATACCCGCCCACGTCTCAGCTCCTGCCTTTGGACACCTGTTCCGCACGCCTGCGTCCATCGGGCGTGTTCGCCAAAATGAGCGTTGCGCTTCCGCACGCTGGGCATACCTTCTTGCGGGTTGACTGGCGCCACAGGCTGTAGAGAAGGCCGGGAATGATAAACGCCAACCACAGTACAATCTCGACGGCAAATGAGCCTTTGGCTTTTGATTGAGGTGTGTCAGTCTGAGCGCCGCAGGTTGTGCAGATCAGGGACTCCTCAGAGCGTCTTAACGACAGGACGGCGCGCACACCCACCACAAAGATCGCCACGACTGCCAGTAACGGAATCAGCCAACGGAGCACTTCCATCAAGATATTCCTCCTTCACTCCAGCGTAAGGCGCGGTGGGCTTGACGATCATTCGACCGGTCCAGTTGTTCGGACTCGTGAAACATCTAAGAAACGTTGTGATTCTCTCGCCTTTGCGGGGAGTTGTCAAGATGTGCCATGATGCGGTGGTGACCTGGATATCGAGGCTATCTGTTGCCACGTCGCCTCAGATCTCTGGCAACGCGCTCGAAGGAGAGGTGTGACTTAGATGAACACGGCGGGTGACACCTGAAACCGCTTTGCCAAAAGACGAACCTGCCGAATGTTCAATTCCCGCTTGCCATTCAGGATTTCGGATACAACGCCCTGAGAGCCGATATCCGACAAGTCCGATTGGTTCAACCCATGCTCTTCCATGAACAACCGAAGCATGTCGGCTTCAGCACATTCAGGCATGGGATGATGCGTTTCTTCGTAATCATGAATCAATGTGCCTAGCGTATCTAACAGCCCATACAGGGGATGACGCTCGTTATTACCGATTTCATCCAATAACTCGTTTAGCCGCTCAATCGCAGTATCATATTCACGCTCATTGCGAATCGTGAGGATAGAACGGATATTGGCCCAATGACTGTGGAGGTCTTTCGTGAGCGTGCTCATTGTCCCAAAAGTCTCCTCAGTGGTCATTGCGAGGAAGCCGCAGCAACCGCGGCAATCTCACTGTAGTATTCGGCGTCATGGTATTGGGCCGGTAAGACCAGGGAGATTGCTTCGCCTATGCCTCGCAATGACGAGCGGGAGGTGATGGTCTCGGGTTCCTGTGTAACTCAAAGCTCCGGTGCCTGCTCGCGTCGCCATTTAGAAAAGTCACGAGCACCGTGAAGAAAGGCGCGGATGATCACTCTGTCCTCGTACACCTTATACAACATGCGGTAGTCGTACACGAGCAACTCACGGAGGGCTGAGTCGCCGACTTCCTTTACCATTCGGCCTCGCTCCGCAAGTGTCGAGAGACTTGCAGCCGTATCCAGAGCACGGGTGAGTACACGGACCGCACCGTCTG
Encoded here:
- a CDS encoding conserved protein of unknown function (Evidence 4 : Homologs of previously reported genes of unknown function) → MTTGRSALGAEGEHAAKAYLQAKGFRILHENYATPLGEIDLIAQDGGVVVFVEVKTRTSGEFGPPQASVTRRKQHQIVKVAELFLQRHRLSRAACRFDVVAVTFAGSQAGRPEILLIRDAFGSEGTALF
- the rpsP gene encoding 30S ribosomal protein S16; this encodes MSVKIKLRRMGAKAHPFYRLVVGDAPVAVGGKVLETLGTYDPHGDPPALSVQAERALHWLQRGAEPTDSARQLLRRAGVMRQLAELKAAGKGQ
- a CDS encoding conserved protein of unknown function (Evidence 4 : Homologs of previously reported genes of unknown function), which encodes MAARTRRVIWAESARQALDEVVAYISQESPDGAVRVLTRALDTAASLSTLAERGRMVKEVGDSALRELLVYDYRMLYKVYEDRVIIRAFLHGARDFSKWRREQAPEL
- a CDS encoding protein of unknown function (Evidence 5 : No homology to any previously reported sequences) yields the protein MGLTIIRPVQLFGLVKHLRNVVILSPLRGVVKMCHDAVVTWISRLSVATSPQISGNALEGEV
- a CDS encoding RNA-binding protein (KH domain); translated protein: MEGGPSVPNQSPMEEAQALKELVERMARALVDSPDQVTVEATEEDNAMVLRLRVASSDVGRVIGKQGRTAKAMRTVLHAIAARSKRRAVLEILE
- a CDS encoding putative enzyme (N-terminal); transcriptional regulator with P-loop containing NTP hydrolase domain (C-terminal)(yifB) (Evidence 3 : Function proposed based on presence of conserved amino acid motif, structural feature or limited homology; Product type pr : putative regulator) encodes the protein MLAKVLSSAVLGVEAYLVDVEVDIAQGLPNFNTVGLPDAAVKESRDRVRAAIKNCGFDFPARRITVNLAPADIKKEGACFDLPIACAILAAIGLIKSDRLQNHLLLSELALDGGIRGVNGALPMAVAAARTRLTGMVLPAENAPEAAVVEGIQVFGVETLPQVVEFLNGAQEISPTRVDLQEVFAQHAGYGVDLADVKGQAHAKRALEVAAAGGHNILFIGPPGSGKTMLAKRLGTILPDLILEEAIEVTKIHSICGLVPSRAALVATRPFRAPHHTISDAGLIGGGTNPRPGEVSLAHHGVLFLDELPEFKRSVLEVLRQPLEDGTVTIARAATSVTYPARFMLVAAMNPCPCGYFTDPQRPCTCSPPQIQRYRSRISGPLLDRIDLHLDVPPLRYREITTDSQGEPSEQVRERVKEARALQQERFRRTRTFCNAQMGVKQLRRHCQIGPDGQALLETAIERLGLSARAHDRILKVARTIADLEGHETIRTDHLAEAIQYRTLDRRTGW
- the ffh gene encoding 4.5S-RNP protein, GTP-binding export factor, part of signal recognition particle with 4.5 RNA, ffh family (fifty four homolog) (Evidence 2a : Function of homologous gene experimentally demonstrated in an other organism; PubMedId : 8898086; Product type f : factor) translates to MFEGLTERLSGVLKKLRGHGRLTEENITEALREVRLALLEADVNFKVVKGFIERVRERAVGRDVLESLTPGQQVVKVVYEELVEVLGKTRAPLTYASDSPTTIMLVGLHGSGKTTTSAKLARWFVSEGRSPLLVAADTVRPAAREQLQTLGRALGVPVYAGPGSALQVCQEARKLAKERGQNPVILDTSGRLHIDEPLMQELVAIAAATGPTERLMVADAMTGQDAVNSAVRFNADLDLTGFILTKLDGDSRGGAALSIRSVTGKPIKFIGVGEKPDALEPFHPERLASRILGMGDILTLVEKAQARVDQKQAQELVRKVRSEGFTLEDFRLQLQQLKDIGPLDQVMEMIPGLSRHKGLADTFSAEQEFKRAEAIMNSMTRREREVPEILNGSRRQRVASGSGTSVADVNRLLKQFVQARKLMKRVMPGGSGAKAKMAKRLRSFMGV
- a CDS encoding Transcriptional regulator encodes the protein MTTEETFGTMSTLTKDLHSHWANIRSILTIRNEREYDTAIERLNELLDEIGNNERHPLYGLLDTLGTLIHDYEETHHPMPECAEADMLRLFMEEHGLNQSDLSDIGSQGVVSEILNGKRELNIRQVRLLAKRFQVSPAVFI
- the rimM gene encoding 16S rRNA processing protein, putative function (Evidence 2b : Function of strongly homologous gene; Product type s : structure) codes for the protein MNDAPHLALGRVVKAWGLNGEVKVQPYADSIVIAAGAATLHLRAATGDLVEYVVERVRQVGRAWVLQLRGVQTIEQAEQLVGRELLISKSTAPTLPDGTYYHADLIGLRVVTEDGRELGRIVDILETGANDVYVVHGGGSEWLVPATREVVRKVDLARKMMLIHLLEGMIETEAI
- a CDS encoding membrane protein of unknown function (Evidence 5 : No homology to any previously reported sequences), with amino-acid sequence MGAVSDVECCDSTAPIDSAQIIAGPQERKAGFWIRLAAWIADLTCLVLITIALTFVALTTIYFGGQLGGEINDQVIALAGYTSAAIVLFSGVVYFTIFVGSCGQTPGKMLFRLKVVGMDGREITYSKAFLRSLCWMLSLLLFGLGFLMIAWTRHKRAMHDMPAGTSVIRLQHAP
- a CDS encoding exported protein of unknown function (Evidence 5 : No homology to any previously reported sequences) yields the protein MEVLRWLIPLLAVVAIFVVGVRAVLSLRRSEESLICTTCGAQTDTPQSKAKGSFAVEIVLWLAFIIPGLLYSLWRQSTRKKVCPACGSATLILANTPDGRRRAEQVSKGRS
- the trmD gene encoding tRNA (guanine-N(1)-)-methyltransferase (M1G-methyltransferase) (tRNA [GM37] methyltransferase), with protein sequence MQITVHDLRGYTHDRHAVVDDRPYGGGAGMVLKPEPIFEAVESLRQGPESYLVLLTPQGRPFKQAIARELIEHRHLLLVCGRYEGFDERVRDLLSPDEISIGDYVLTGGELPALVLLDAVIRLLPGALGDEDSARYDSFVDALLDFPQYTRPPNVQGLAVPDVLLSGDHERIRRWRRKEALRRTKVRRPDLLQHASLSEEDRDLLREIEEEQGTG
- the rnhB gene encoding Ribonuclease HII (RNase HII), whose product is MESCLRAAGYRLIAGVDEAGRGSLAGPVVAAAVILSPTCAIKGVDDSKALSAQQRERLDLAIMSEAVAVGFGVVQEEMIDALNILQATMLAMRRAVEALNPPPGFVLIDGDQSPRCAIPCRLIPSGDRLCFSISAASILAKVARDRIMRAYDLALPHYGFGRHKGYGTSEHLSTIARFGVSPIHRKSFKGVREYV
- the rplS gene encoding 50S ribosomal protein L19, with protein sequence MDVIRSVEVPSLKAQTLSFSPGDTIKVQVKVREGDKERLQAFEGTVIRKRGSGLGATFTVRKVTYGVGVERIFPVHSPMIEKIECTRRGRVRRAKLYYLRKLKGKAARISERKLR